In Dehalogenimonas etheniformans, one genomic interval encodes:
- a CDS encoding MBL fold metallo-hydrolase: MEVIPGIHWIRGVIGCNCWLVVEPESSIVIDTGLLGNARRIDNYAKKLGVSKISYIILTHTDIDHAGSASELRELTGAKIAVHNIEAHYMTTRTELPFPFRWISRLIPGLGRFARFKPDILLNEFDQVGSFQVVHTPGHTSGSICLWKPGEIIFTGDALRTHARDRLMTPSRPTAIDMPRAMDSMKKIARLDFNSLFGGHGPPVISDASAKLRDMMAMLPCSPV, translated from the coding sequence ATCGAAGTCATACCTGGCATTCATTGGATTCGAGGCGTCATTGGCTGCAACTGTTGGCTTGTCGTCGAGCCGGAATCCTCCATTGTCATCGACACCGGTTTGCTGGGTAATGCCCGCCGCATAGACAATTACGCCAAAAAACTCGGCGTCTCCAAAATCAGCTACATTATCCTTACCCACACTGATATCGACCATGCCGGCAGCGCCTCTGAACTCAGGGAACTCACCGGGGCTAAGATCGCTGTCCACAACATCGAGGCACACTATATGACCACTCGAACGGAGCTTCCCTTTCCCTTCCGCTGGATCTCCCGGCTGATCCCGGGTTTGGGCCGTTTTGCCCGTTTTAAACCTGATATCTTGCTTAATGAATTTGACCAAGTCGGTAGCTTCCAGGTTGTCCATACCCCTGGACATACGTCGGGCAGTATCTGTCTATGGAAACCTGGAGAGATCATCTTCACCGGCGACGCCCTACGCACGCATGCCCGAGACAGGTTGATGACTCCTTCCCGACCGACCGCAATAGATATGCCCCGAGCGATGGATTCGATGAAGAAAATTGCCAGGTTGGATTTCAATTCCCTTTTTGGCGGTCACGGTCCGCCGGTTATCAGCGATGCCTCAGCCAAGCTGCGCGATATGATGGCTATGCTTCCCTGCAGTCCGGTTTAA